The following are encoded together in the Carboxydothermus pertinax genome:
- the lpdA gene encoding dihydrolipoyl dehydrogenase codes for MYDVAILGGGPGGYVAAIRAAQLGLKVAVVEKEELGGTCLNRGCIPTKALVSVAERLHQLKTADIMGIEITGYNFDFEKVAIRKNQVVERLVKGIHYLFKKNKITLIKGTGKLTGKNEITVETADGVEKVEAKNIILATGSRPALIAALGYDGERVITSDEALNLIRLPESLVIIGGGVIGSEFATIFGEMGVKVTIVELLPSILSNTDKEVSRYLTSLFKKRGIGIKTKVAVKEVKKDEKVTVIMENGEEILTDMVLISIGRVLNTKNIGLEDVGVALGPKGEVLVDEYLRTNIENIYAIGDITNKMQLAHVASAQGIRVVENLVGEPKPMSYDVVPGCIFTLPEIAMVGLTTQEAEEKGLKIITGKFPFQASGKAVAMEETEGFIKIVADYDTHRILGGHIVGPHATDLIGELLLAVQKGLTLEEVAHTIHAHPSLPEAVMEAAEAALNRAIHI; via the coding sequence ATGTACGATGTAGCAATTTTAGGTGGTGGCCCGGGCGGTTATGTTGCGGCGATTCGGGCGGCGCAGTTGGGGCTAAAAGTTGCAGTAGTGGAAAAAGAGGAGCTTGGAGGTACTTGTTTAAACCGGGGTTGCATTCCCACCAAAGCCTTAGTTTCTGTAGCCGAGAGGCTTCACCAGTTAAAAACTGCTGATATTATGGGCATTGAAATTACCGGTTATAATTTTGACTTTGAAAAGGTAGCCATAAGAAAAAACCAGGTAGTGGAGCGTTTGGTAAAGGGTATACACTATTTATTTAAGAAAAATAAAATTACTTTAATTAAAGGTACGGGCAAATTAACCGGTAAAAACGAAATTACTGTGGAAACTGCTGACGGCGTAGAGAAAGTTGAAGCGAAAAATATCATTCTGGCTACCGGCTCCAGGCCTGCTTTAATTGCGGCTTTGGGGTACGACGGGGAGCGGGTGATTACCAGCGACGAAGCCTTAAATTTAATCAGGCTTCCCGAAAGTTTGGTAATTATCGGTGGTGGGGTAATTGGCTCCGAGTTTGCCACCATTTTTGGGGAGATGGGGGTAAAAGTTACCATAGTTGAGCTTTTGCCATCGATTTTATCCAATACCGATAAGGAAGTGAGCCGTTATTTAACTTCCCTCTTTAAAAAGCGTGGTATTGGCATTAAAACTAAGGTCGCGGTCAAAGAAGTTAAAAAGGACGAAAAAGTAACAGTAATCATGGAAAACGGGGAAGAGATTTTAACTGATATGGTCCTTATTTCCATAGGGAGGGTATTAAATACCAAAAATATCGGCTTGGAAGATGTTGGAGTAGCCCTTGGACCTAAAGGGGAAGTGCTCGTGGATGAGTACCTTAGGACAAATATTGAAAATATCTACGCCATTGGCGATATCACCAATAAAATGCAACTAGCGCACGTGGCTTCCGCTCAGGGGATTCGGGTGGTGGAAAACTTAGTTGGGGAGCCAAAACCGATGAGCTACGATGTGGTTCCTGGCTGTATTTTTACTCTTCCAGAAATTGCCATGGTGGGCTTAACCACGCAGGAAGCGGAAGAAAAAGGGCTTAAAATTATCACCGGTAAGTTTCCCTTCCAGGCGTCGGGAAAAGCTGTGGCGATGGAGGAAACAGAAGGTTTTATTAAAATTGTCGCTGACTATGATACCCATCGAATTTTAGGCGGACATATTGTTGGTCCGCATGCCACTGACCTTATTGGAGAGCTTTTATTAGCAGTCCAGAAAGGATTGACCTTAGAGGAAGTTGCTCATACCATTCACGCCCACCCGAGCTTGCCGGAGGCAGTGATGGAAGCAGCCGAAGCAGCCTTAAACCGGGCGATTCATATTTAA
- a CDS encoding amidohydrolase family protein, with product MKLLQNGVIITATGEKIEGDILIDEEGKIATIGVGGFNGKREVIDLQGQYVYPGLIDAHTHIGLMEEGIAFEGEDINEYYDPVTPHARALDGIYPFDVAFTEAYREGVLAVGVLPGSSNPIGGTGYALSTWGKTVDQMAFGPCGVKIAFGENPKKNYAYQKRVPATRMGTAMLIRENLLYAKEYLLKKEKGDKVELDLKKEALLPVLKRQIPLRAHAHRADDIMTAVRIARELEVDLVIEHCTEGHLIIEELKEAGVPLVVGPTLTGRSKYELKELGWETPLKLFEAGLKIAIMTDHPVVPLKYLRLLGFLLQNYGLKEKEILPLFTKNPAEILKINTFVGDIKKGLWANLLVTERPLFSLGKISMVFIKGEKIVG from the coding sequence ATGAAGCTTTTGCAAAATGGGGTAATTATCACTGCGACGGGAGAGAAAATAGAAGGTGATATTTTAATTGATGAGGAAGGGAAGATAGCTACAATTGGGGTTGGGGGCTTTAATGGAAAAAGGGAAGTAATTGACCTTCAAGGGCAGTACGTTTATCCTGGATTAATTGATGCCCATACCCATATTGGCCTTATGGAAGAAGGAATTGCTTTTGAAGGGGAAGATATCAACGAGTATTATGACCCGGTTACCCCCCACGCCCGGGCCCTGGATGGTATTTATCCTTTTGATGTAGCTTTTACAGAAGCTTATCGAGAGGGGGTATTGGCGGTCGGGGTTTTACCGGGAAGCAGTAACCCTATAGGAGGGACAGGCTATGCCCTTTCTACCTGGGGCAAGACCGTGGACCAGATGGCTTTCGGCCCTTGTGGGGTGAAGATTGCCTTTGGGGAAAATCCCAAGAAAAATTATGCCTACCAAAAAAGGGTTCCCGCTACCCGCATGGGGACGGCGATGTTGATTAGAGAAAATCTCCTCTATGCTAAGGAATATCTTTTAAAGAAAGAAAAAGGGGATAAGGTAGAGCTTGATTTAAAAAAAGAAGCTCTACTTCCTGTACTGAAACGTCAGATTCCCCTTAGAGCCCATGCCCACCGGGCCGACGATATTATGACTGCGGTTCGCATTGCCCGGGAACTTGAGGTGGATTTAGTAATCGAACATTGTACTGAGGGACACCTAATTATCGAAGAATTAAAAGAAGCGGGAGTACCGCTGGTGGTAGGACCTACCCTTACCGGTCGCTCTAAATACGAATTAAAAGAACTTGGTTGGGAAACTCCCCTAAAGCTTTTTGAAGCGGGCCTAAAAATAGCTATTATGACTGACCATCCAGTAGTCCCCCTAAAATATTTGCGCCTTTTAGGTTTTCTTTTACAAAATTATGGTTTAAAAGAAAAAGAGATTTTACCTTTATTTACGAAAAATCCGGCGGAAATATTAAAGATTAATACCTTTGTTGGCGATATAAAAAAAGGTTTATGGGCTAATTTACTAGTAACTGAAAGACCGTTGTTTTCTCTGGGTAAAATATCTATGGTGTTTATTAAAGGGGAGAAAATCGTCGGATAA
- a CDS encoding response regulator has product MEIMQVLVADDQPGIRMLLRIILEQMGFGVIEAKNGQEAIEKALNLKPGLIIMDMRMPYKSGDEAIKEIHPLLPTTDFIVMTAYTAPEVLERIDREKVFEVIAKPFDIEDFKSVLEKYLKEKFPWKYAYV; this is encoded by the coding sequence ATGGAAATTATGCAGGTTTTGGTTGCTGATGACCAACCTGGTATCAGGATGCTGTTAAGGATTATTTTAGAACAAATGGGATTTGGGGTGATTGAAGCCAAAAACGGTCAGGAAGCTATAGAAAAAGCTCTAAATCTTAAACCTGGGTTAATAATTATGGATATGCGGATGCCTTATAAAAGCGGTGATGAAGCTATAAAAGAAATTCATCCTCTCCTTCCTACTACCGATTTCATTGTAATGACTGCCTATACTGCGCCGGAAGTGTTAGAGAGGATAGACCGGGAAAAAGTTTTTGAGGTTATAGCTAAACCTTTTGACATTGAAGATTTTAAATCGGTATTAGAAAAATATCTTAAAGAAAAATTTCCATGGAAATATGCCTACGTATAG
- a CDS encoding FMN-binding glutamate synthase family protein yields MTFSLGLNGTEATRTKRRTGGDFSPYSGMCVTCLDGCVGYCEIAKSAIRGKEVIYPQPFGTTTSASQKDYPVDYSHFNIMGTAVGAVGIEADPDKAIFPAANIETAIGANKDIKCRFPAVIAGMGSTNVAANNWEHLAAGAALAGVPIVIGENVCGMDPNLELEKGRVKHSPALEKRVKAFTDWYQGYGIIAVQANVEDTRLGVQEYAIEKLGVEAVEIKWGQGAKDIGGEVKLNTLERALQLKSRGYIVLPDPEDPTVQEAYRKGAFKEFERHSRIGMVDEESFHKRVEELRKAGAKYIFLKTGAYRPTDLARAVKFASDARLDLLTVDGAGGGTGMSPWRMMNEWGIPTVYIQALLTRYLDRLAEKGAYIPPVAIAGGISLEDQVFKGIALSAPYVKVVGMARGPLAAAMVGKTVGERIKAGKVPTEYQKYGESLEQVFIFAEELKNKLGADLFAKLPVGAIGVYSYFERMAQGLKQFMTGARKFNLNAITRDDVAALTREAAEITGIQYIMDIDAEEALNILG; encoded by the coding sequence ATGACTTTTAGCCTTGGCTTAAACGGTACCGAGGCCACAAGAACCAAAAGGCGTACGGGAGGGGATTTTAGTCCATACAGCGGGATGTGCGTTACTTGTCTCGACGGGTGCGTGGGCTATTGCGAAATAGCCAAATCGGCTATTCGCGGTAAAGAGGTGATTTATCCGCAACCGTTCGGTACGACCACCTCCGCCTCCCAGAAGGACTATCCGGTCGATTACTCCCACTTTAATATCATGGGTACCGCGGTAGGGGCTGTAGGCATTGAGGCTGATCCGGATAAAGCTATTTTCCCGGCAGCCAACATTGAAACCGCTATCGGAGCTAATAAAGACATTAAGTGCCGCTTCCCGGCAGTTATTGCGGGAATGGGGTCGACAAATGTGGCCGCCAATAACTGGGAGCATTTAGCGGCTGGAGCAGCATTGGCGGGAGTACCCATTGTTATTGGGGAAAATGTTTGTGGAATGGATCCAAATTTAGAACTGGAAAAGGGGCGTGTAAAACATTCTCCTGCCCTAGAAAAAAGGGTAAAAGCTTTTACCGACTGGTATCAGGGCTATGGAATTATTGCCGTACAGGCTAACGTGGAAGATACCCGTCTAGGGGTGCAGGAGTATGCTATTGAAAAACTTGGGGTTGAAGCGGTAGAGATTAAATGGGGACAGGGTGCCAAAGACATTGGTGGTGAGGTTAAATTAAATACCCTCGAGCGGGCACTGCAGCTTAAAAGCCGTGGCTATATCGTTCTGCCCGATCCGGAAGACCCGACGGTTCAGGAAGCTTACAGAAAAGGAGCTTTTAAAGAGTTTGAACGCCATTCACGGATTGGCATGGTAGATGAGGAAAGCTTCCACAAGCGGGTAGAGGAATTAAGAAAAGCCGGGGCCAAGTACATCTTCTTAAAAACCGGTGCCTATAGACCGACGGATTTAGCCCGGGCGGTGAAGTTTGCCTCCGATGCCAGGCTTGATCTGTTGACGGTGGACGGTGCCGGGGGTGGAACCGGAATGAGCCCCTGGCGGATGATGAACGAGTGGGGTATTCCTACCGTTTACATTCAGGCTTTACTTACCAGGTACTTGGACCGTTTAGCCGAAAAAGGAGCTTACATTCCTCCGGTAGCTATTGCCGGTGGCATTAGCTTGGAAGACCAGGTGTTTAAGGGTATTGCCCTTTCCGCCCCCTACGTCAAGGTAGTAGGTATGGCCAGGGGGCCTTTGGCTGCAGCTATGGTAGGTAAAACCGTAGGGGAGCGGATTAAAGCGGGTAAGGTACCTACCGAATACCAAAAATACGGAGAATCTTTAGAGCAGGTGTTTATCTTTGCCGAAGAGCTCAAGAATAAATTGGGCGCAGATTTATTTGCAAAGCTTCCTGTTGGGGCAATAGGTGTCTATTCATATTTTGAACGAATGGCCCAGGGATTAAAGCAGTTTATGACCGGGGCCAGGAAGTTTAACTTAAACGCTATTACCCGGGACGATGTGGCTGCCTTAACCCGGGAAGCCGCAGAAATCACCGGCATTCAGTACATCATGGATATCGATGCCGAAGAAGCCTTAAATATTTTAGGCTAG
- a CDS encoding type II toxin-antitoxin system PemK/MazF family toxin has protein sequence MEIRRGDIFYANLSPVVGSEQGGTRPVLILQNDIGNLYSPTTIIAAITSQINKAKLPTHVEIPAKESGLEKDSVILLEQIRTIDKSRLKEKVSSLNKELMRKVNQALEISLGLVEI, from the coding sequence ATGGAGATCAGGCGGGGGGATATATTTTACGCTAATTTAAGCCCCGTAGTTGGTTCGGAGCAGGGCGGTACCCGCCCGGTGTTAATTTTACAAAATGACATTGGGAATTTGTATAGCCCAACCACTATTATTGCTGCTATTACCTCGCAAATTAACAAGGCTAAACTTCCTACCCACGTAGAAATTCCGGCAAAAGAATCGGGTCTGGAAAAGGATTCGGTAATCTTGCTGGAACAAATAAGAACTATTGATAAAAGCCGCCTGAAAGAAAAAGTGTCATCTTTAAACAAAGAGTTGATGCGTAAAGTAAACCAAGCGCTGGAAATAAGCCTCGGACTGGTAGAAATTTAA
- the tsaE gene encoding tRNA (adenosine(37)-N6)-threonylcarbamoyltransferase complex ATPase subunit type 1 TsaE, whose amino-acid sequence MFYVLSDSPEKTKELGKFLGQNLLPGSIVILAGNLGAGKTLLVSGIIAGLGVKRAVKSPTFNLVHTYPAEKFNINHFDLYRLTAAEFFELGMDEYFTDRDINLLEWGEKIEPELENDYLKITLENIADEVRGIKIEAYGERFNDLLEALKRWS is encoded by the coding sequence ATGTTTTATGTTTTAAGTGATTCACCGGAAAAAACTAAAGAATTAGGAAAATTTTTGGGTCAAAATTTACTTCCCGGTAGTATTGTAATATTAGCCGGAAACTTAGGTGCAGGAAAAACTCTCTTGGTATCGGGAATTATTGCCGGGCTTGGGGTTAAACGGGCAGTAAAAAGTCCTACCTTTAATCTTGTTCATACCTATCCGGCAGAAAAATTTAATATCAACCATTTTGATTTATACCGCCTAACCGCCGCGGAGTTTTTTGAACTAGGAATGGATGAGTATTTTACCGATAGGGATATTAATCTTTTAGAATGGGGAGAAAAAATTGAACCGGAATTAGAAAACGATTATCTTAAAATTACCCTGGAAAATATAGCTGATGAGGTACGGGGAATAAAAATTGAGGCTTATGGCGAAAGATTTAATGATTTATTGGAGGCGCTAAAAAGATGGAGTTAG
- a CDS encoding CopG family ribbon-helix-helix protein has product MASLKKVVVAVPSNLLEEVDKTAALEKVSRSEVVRQALRLYLDEKKRKMLREEMIKGYKEMAKINLNLALEGFYYEEDGYMEVK; this is encoded by the coding sequence GTGGCATCATTAAAAAAAGTCGTGGTGGCTGTGCCTTCAAATCTTTTAGAAGAAGTGGATAAAACTGCTGCCCTGGAGAAGGTGAGCCGCAGTGAAGTTGTCCGCCAAGCTTTAAGGTTATATTTAGACGAAAAAAAGCGTAAAATGTTAAGAGAAGAGATGATTAAAGGCTATAAAGAAATGGCCAAAATCAACTTAAACTTAGCCTTGGAAGGGTTTTATTACGAAGAGGACGGTTATATGGAGGTTAAATAA
- a CDS encoding glutamate synthase-related protein translates to MANLIPPRFKVVIDYEKCRKCKRCVINCGFGVYSFSDRVIPDHKKCVSCQRCVAYCPEEAITIIENPNVFRPNSYWTMEERINIMKQASSSGMLLTGMGNDRPYKNYFDHLLIDACQVTNPSIDPLREPMELTTYLGSKPDAVKVKVEDGQIKLDTKIAPQIKLDTPIIFSPMSYGSISLNAHKALARAAKECGILMNTGEGGLHKDLYPYKDRIIVQVASGRFGVNQEYLDHSAVVEIKIGQGAKPGIGGHLPGEKVNREVSETRMIPEGTDALSPAPHHDIYSIEDLAQLIYALKEATNYEKPVSVKIAAVHNVAAIASGIARAGADIIYIDGFRGGTGAAPTIIRDHIGIPIELAIAAVDDRLRAEGIRNSVSIVAAGGFRHSGDVAKAIALGADAVAIGTAALIAMGCHVCQMCHTGNCSWGIATQRPELTQRLDPDWAAGQLINLIKSWSLELKEILGALGLNAIESLRGSRERLRGIGLTDTELAILGVKHAGR, encoded by the coding sequence ATGGCTAATTTAATACCTCCCCGGTTTAAAGTGGTAATTGATTATGAAAAATGCCGGAAATGTAAGCGTTGTGTCATAAACTGCGGCTTTGGAGTTTATAGCTTTTCCGACCGGGTTATTCCTGATCATAAAAAGTGTGTTTCCTGCCAGCGGTGTGTGGCTTACTGTCCGGAAGAAGCTATAACCATTATTGAAAATCCTAATGTTTTTCGGCCAAACAGCTACTGGACAATGGAAGAACGGATTAATATTATGAAACAAGCTTCTTCCAGTGGGATGCTTTTAACCGGTATGGGCAATGACCGGCCATACAAAAATTATTTTGACCATTTATTAATTGATGCCTGTCAGGTTACCAACCCTTCCATTGACCCTTTAAGGGAACCGATGGAGCTTACTACTTATCTTGGGTCAAAACCAGATGCGGTAAAGGTGAAGGTTGAGGACGGTCAAATTAAACTTGATACCAAAATTGCTCCCCAAATAAAATTAGATACCCCGATTATTTTTTCCCCCATGTCTTACGGCTCAATTAGCTTAAACGCCCATAAGGCTTTGGCCCGGGCGGCAAAGGAATGCGGGATTTTAATGAATACCGGGGAGGGAGGACTCCATAAAGACCTTTATCCTTACAAGGATAGGATTATCGTCCAGGTCGCCTCTGGCCGTTTTGGGGTTAACCAGGAATATTTGGATCATTCAGCGGTGGTGGAAATTAAAATCGGCCAGGGGGCCAAGCCGGGAATTGGCGGACACTTGCCGGGAGAAAAGGTTAACCGGGAGGTTTCGGAAACCCGGATGATACCCGAAGGTACCGATGCCTTAAGTCCCGCTCCTCATCATGATATTTACTCCATCGAAGATCTGGCTCAGCTCATTTATGCCCTAAAGGAAGCAACCAATTATGAAAAGCCGGTTTCGGTAAAAATTGCTGCCGTTCATAACGTGGCAGCTATTGCCAGCGGTATTGCCCGGGCCGGTGCGGATATCATTTATATAGACGGTTTTCGCGGCGGCACGGGAGCAGCACCTACTATTATCCGCGATCATATAGGCATACCTATTGAACTGGCCATTGCGGCGGTGGATGACCGTCTGCGGGCGGAAGGGATAAGAAACAGCGTTTCTATTGTAGCTGCTGGAGGATTTAGACACTCGGGCGATGTGGCTAAAGCTATAGCTTTAGGAGCCGATGCGGTGGCGATTGGTACGGCAGCTTTGATTGCTATGGGTTGCCATGTTTGCCAGATGTGCCATACCGGCAACTGCTCCTGGGGTATTGCAACCCAGCGGCCGGAATTAACCCAGCGGCTGGATCCGGACTGGGCGGCTGGGCAATTAATAAACCTCATTAAAAGCTGGTCTTTAGAGCTAAAGGAAATCTTAGGTGCTCTTGGCTTAAATGCCATTGAAAGCTTAAGGGGCAGCCGGGAGCGGTTAAGGGGAATAGGACTTACCGATACCGAACTGGCCATTTTAGGCGTAAAACATGCCGGAAGGTAA
- the glnA gene encoding type I glutamate--ammonia ligase gives MSPTKYDILKIVQEKGIRFIRLQFTDIYGIPKNVAITAEQLEKALDGELMFDGSSIDGFVRIEESDMYLKPDPSTFIVLPWSDQRYSEARLICDIYTYDGQPFSGCPRGNLKRILAEAKQFGIDEMFVGPEAEFFLFQTREDGTLTTVTHDEAGYFDLAPVDRGENARRDMVLALEQMGFEVEASHHEVAPGQHEIDFKYDSAVRTADKVITFKTVVRKIAKKHGLHATFMPKPVFGIAGSGMHLNISLASQGENIFYDPNTPHQLSDTALYFIGGILKHARAISAITNPLVNSYKRLVSGFEAPVYIAWSFRNRSPLIRIPAKRGPSTRIELRSPDPSANPYLAFAVCLKAGLDGIKNKILPPEPCERNIYHMAEEERKALGIGDLPASLGEALKELERDEVIREALGKHIFERYMEGKRLEWNTYRMQVHDWELKEYLIKY, from the coding sequence ATGAGTCCCACCAAATACGATATTTTAAAGATAGTTCAGGAGAAAGGCATACGTTTTATCCGACTTCAGTTTACGGACATTTATGGAATTCCAAAAAATGTAGCTATAACTGCTGAGCAGTTAGAGAAGGCCTTAGACGGGGAGTTAATGTTTGACGGCTCTTCTATTGATGGTTTCGTGAGAATTGAAGAATCGGATATGTATTTAAAACCCGATCCTTCGACTTTTATTGTCCTTCCCTGGAGTGACCAGAGGTATAGTGAAGCCCGCTTAATTTGCGACATTTATACCTACGATGGACAGCCATTCTCGGGATGCCCTCGGGGGAATTTAAAGCGAATTTTAGCTGAAGCAAAACAGTTTGGCATTGATGAAATGTTTGTAGGACCGGAAGCAGAATTTTTCCTTTTTCAAACCCGGGAAGATGGAACATTAACGACTGTCACCCACGATGAAGCCGGTTATTTTGACTTGGCTCCAGTAGACCGGGGGGAAAATGCCCGGCGGGATATGGTCCTTGCCTTAGAACAAATGGGTTTTGAAGTGGAAGCTTCCCACCACGAAGTGGCGCCAGGTCAGCACGAGATCGACTTTAAATACGACTCGGCGGTGCGGACTGCCGATAAAGTCATTACCTTTAAGACGGTGGTACGGAAGATTGCCAAAAAACACGGACTTCACGCCACTTTTATGCCTAAACCGGTTTTTGGCATTGCCGGTTCCGGAATGCATTTGAATATTTCCCTGGCAAGTCAGGGAGAAAATATTTTTTATGATCCCAATACTCCTCATCAGTTAAGCGATACAGCATTATACTTTATTGGTGGCATTTTAAAACATGCCCGGGCAATTTCAGCTATAACCAATCCCCTGGTAAATTCTTATAAACGGCTGGTTTCAGGCTTTGAGGCTCCGGTATACATTGCCTGGTCTTTTCGCAATCGCAGCCCTTTAATTCGTATTCCTGCCAAACGGGGGCCGTCTACCCGCATTGAGCTTAGAAGCCCGGATCCTTCGGCTAATCCCTATTTGGCATTTGCCGTTTGTTTAAAAGCAGGATTAGATGGCATTAAAAATAAAATTCTTCCTCCCGAACCTTGTGAGCGGAATATCTACCACATGGCTGAAGAAGAAAGAAAGGCTTTGGGTATAGGTGACCTACCTGCCAGTTTAGGCGAAGCGCTAAAAGAATTAGAGCGGGATGAAGTGATTCGGGAGGCGTTAGGAAAGCATATATTTGAGCGTTATATGGAAGGAAAACGCCTGGAATGGAATACTTATAGGATGCAGGTCCATGATTGGGAATTAAAAGAATATCTTATTAAGTATTAA
- a CDS encoding heterodisulfide reductase-related iron-sulfur binding cluster: protein MKKITVFWGCQIPGRLTFMEKSTRLGLLALGYEIHDIPEFGCCPEKSLIKNEDEKLWLLNAARNLALAEKAGYHLVVACNGCSSTLKTAYVKLKGNPTLLAEVNEKLAEFGLMLKGTLKVYHLIEFLADEVGPGKIKQLVKKPLKGLKIGVHPGCHQNRPSPAAAFEDPLNPRKYDLLVQALGATTLDYQSKLMCCGNNLTLAGKLEDGWRMARTKIQELTKLGADALTVTCPACFMQFDQKQALFARQGDNLNLPVLTYMELLDLALGILPEELLLKDHRVDTGKFLQKAGLVPFSLPFNEEVLKRCLTCGACEYDCPSARTGVMSPQAVLKRFVGGDIEGLINSPEIWECVECHTCLEYCPQKFGMEKVFTWLKHEAMARGVYPDSLKAGYESFLKTGRLSKIDDRQRQKLGLPPLSSEEPKLYVEKLR from the coding sequence ATGAAAAAAATTACTGTCTTTTGGGGCTGTCAAATTCCCGGCCGCCTGACTTTTATGGAAAAAAGTACCCGCCTTGGACTTTTAGCTTTAGGTTATGAAATTCATGATATTCCGGAGTTTGGCTGCTGCCCAGAAAAAAGCTTGATTAAAAATGAAGATGAAAAGCTCTGGCTGTTAAATGCTGCAAGAAACTTGGCCTTAGCTGAAAAGGCCGGTTATCACCTGGTAGTTGCCTGTAATGGTTGCTCGTCTACCTTAAAAACTGCCTATGTTAAGTTAAAAGGAAATCCTACCCTTTTAGCGGAAGTAAATGAAAAACTTGCAGAGTTTGGTTTAATGCTAAAAGGAACGCTAAAAGTTTACCATTTAATTGAGTTTTTAGCCGATGAGGTGGGTCCGGGAAAAATAAAGCAACTGGTGAAAAAGCCCTTGAAAGGACTAAAAATTGGCGTTCATCCTGGCTGCCACCAGAACCGGCCTTCTCCCGCGGCAGCTTTTGAAGATCCCTTAAATCCAAGAAAATATGATCTTCTGGTGCAGGCTCTGGGAGCAACCACCCTTGATTACCAGTCTAAATTAATGTGTTGTGGCAATAACCTCACTTTAGCCGGAAAACTGGAGGATGGCTGGCGCATGGCCCGGACTAAAATCCAGGAGTTAACGAAGCTGGGGGCTGATGCTTTAACGGTCACCTGTCCCGCATGTTTTATGCAGTTTGACCAAAAACAGGCGCTTTTTGCCCGCCAGGGAGATAATTTAAATCTTCCGGTTTTAACATATATGGAGTTACTGGACCTGGCTTTAGGAATTTTGCCGGAAGAGCTTTTACTAAAGGACCACCGGGTGGATACCGGAAAGTTTTTGCAAAAAGCGGGGTTAGTACCTTTCTCTTTACCCTTTAACGAGGAAGTACTAAAGCGTTGCCTTACTTGCGGTGCCTGTGAATACGATTGCCCTTCCGCTCGTACCGGGGTAATGTCACCCCAAGCAGTGCTTAAACGGTTTGTTGGCGGTGACATCGAAGGATTAATAAATTCGCCGGAAATTTGGGAATGCGTGGAGTGTCATACCTGTCTTGAGTATTGTCCGCAAAAGTTTGGTATGGAAAAGGTTTTTACCTGGTTAAAACACGAAGCCATGGCCCGGGGGGTATACCCGGATTCTCTAAAAGCTGGTTATGAATCGTTTTTAAAAACCGGGAGGCTTTCTAAAATTGATGACCGGCAGCGGCAAAAACTTGGCCTTCCGCCCTTATCTTCTGAAGAACCCAAGCTTTATGTAGAAAAATTGCGCTAG
- a CDS encoding gamma-glutamyl-gamma-aminobutyrate hydrolase family protein, with protein MYIGIPVWPEDGIYKIRQTYIQKIVKAGAEPFFILPEQDLTKVFNVISGILIPGGGDIDPGLFGEEPRPGIRNYICQKDQFEIKLIKKAIFFSLPVLGICRGMQLIGVAFGADMYQDLFSEKAGVFAHEQKAPAHETTHFVTLNSEGILGHIFAVPKLKVNSFHHQALKNPGPVLKVEAVALDGVIEAVSGPKILGVQWHPELLDGHEGIFTWLIAEGRRV; from the coding sequence ATGTATATTGGAATACCGGTTTGGCCCGAGGACGGAATCTACAAAATTCGCCAAACCTACATTCAAAAAATAGTTAAGGCTGGAGCCGAGCCTTTTTTTATCCTTCCGGAGCAGGATTTAACAAAAGTATTTAATGTAATATCGGGGATTTTAATTCCCGGGGGAGGTGACATTGACCCGGGACTTTTTGGAGAAGAACCACGTCCAGGTATTAGAAACTATATTTGCCAGAAAGACCAATTTGAAATAAAGCTTATCAAAAAGGCCATATTTTTTTCTTTACCGGTTCTGGGGATTTGCCGGGGAATGCAGTTAATAGGGGTTGCTTTTGGGGCAGACATGTACCAGGATTTGTTTTCTGAAAAAGCCGGGGTTTTTGCCCATGAGCAGAAAGCTCCAGCCCATGAGACTACCCATTTCGTTACGTTAAATTCGGAAGGAATCTTAGGGCATATTTTTGCTGTTCCTAAACTAAAAGTCAACAGTTTTCACCATCAGGCTTTAAAAAATCCCGGCCCGGTACTTAAAGTAGAAGCGGTAGCTTTAGATGGTGTTATCGAAGCGGTAAGCGGACCCAAAATTCTCGGGGTGCAGTGGCATCCGGAACTTTTGGATGGGCACGAAGGAATCTTTACTTGGCTTATCGCTGAAGGAAGGAGGGTTTAA